One Phaseolus vulgaris cultivar G19833 chromosome 11, P. vulgaris v2.0, whole genome shotgun sequence genomic window carries:
- the LOC137807275 gene encoding uncharacterized protein: protein MAIPYVGNRYSGAFSFGNKVDEVPRGCHRVLHEVDRSRTSSTNHDPQGPTLRVEEHSMPFQDPKEVESANRVLLRGLKRRLDKAKGTWAEEVSRIVWAYHTTPQSTTKETPFNLVYGSDIMILVEIHKNSPRFQNFVVKASNEERKVNLDLLDEVREEAKIKVEALKGRVEYKYISKIRPRQFQVADLVMRKAHPYQLENKLSPKCIGPFRITEALGNGAYRLEKL from the exons atggccattccatacgtggggaatcgatattctggggccTTTTCCTTTGGCAATAAGgtagatgaagtacctcgtggttgccatagagtacttcacgaagtggatcgaAGCCGAACCAGTAGTACAAATCACGACCCACAAGGTCCaacacttcgtgtggaagaacatagtatgCCGTTTCAAGATCCAAAAGAG GTCGAGTCGGCCAACCGAGTTCTACTCAGAGGTCTGAAAAGAAGATTGGACAAAGCCAAAGGGACCTGGGCAGAAGAAGTTTCTAGAATCgtgtgggcctaccacaccacCCCTCAGTCCACAACCAAGGAAACGCCATTTAATTTGGTATATGGTTCGGACATTATGATCCTAGTAGAAATCCATAAGAACTCACcacgtttccagaacttcgtggtcaAGGcatcgaatgaggaaagaaaggtgaacttggatctactggatgaagtgAGGGAAGAAGCAAAGATCAAAGTTGAAGCCTTGAAAGggagggtggagtacaagtacatCTCCAAGATAagacctcggcagttccaggtcgccgacctagtgatgaggaaggctcacccgtACCAGTTAGAAAACAAGCTATCCCCCAAGTGTATCGGTCCTTTCAGAATAACGGAGGCCCTTGGAAATGGAGCGTATAGGCTCGAGAAATTATAA